In Erigeron canadensis isolate Cc75 chromosome 7, C_canadensis_v1, whole genome shotgun sequence, one DNA window encodes the following:
- the LOC122606539 gene encoding disease resistance protein Roq1-like, with product MTSAPLYSNSAQASSSRSWKYDVFISFRGEDTRKTFVDHLHSALVQRLIRVYKDDEALPRGDSIGPSLFKSIEESQIAVIVFSKNYADSSWCLDELVHVMKCREERGLTVMPIFYDVHPSELRNQKRKFGKAFGKQEVKNYMNADSWRKALIEACSIAGWEPRLIANGYESKVIKEIVDKIQDKLVPLDSDVDEELIGMRVRLQDLISRLEIGSSGVRMVGIWGIGGSGKTTLSFSVYTEISRHFQGHCFISNIREQSKHGLEILQQKFLSTVLKTEVKVQSVEEGKFIIKSRLCNSKVLVLLDDVDDIDQLQALAGSHKWFGGGSRIIITTRDEHVLTAHRVDHISPVKLLSNAEAILLLHKHAYNEKKPLKDYETLSLRVLVYAGGLPLAIKVLGSFLFDKDENEWISALAMLKDFPNIKIMDILRISYDGLEPLQKELFLDIACFFRGFSTDITHRPMEILDACGFHPIIGIKVLQQRALISIVDGEFDMHDLVQEMGHYIVRGEHPNNPEKHSRVWKEEEIDNMHLGDTTKENQEIEAINYDGHLSCFGKIISNMKKLRWLSYNDDAEAYGNDDSDDDAEDYVIEVPTFLSNELRYIYWGKYGASPFPDSFQPSKLVILKMSESLQKELWNGYKHLPHLKVLELGYLNNLLSTPDFGGLPCLQKLKLEECFKLEEIHPSLGNHRSLENVIILSCYKLRTFPTIVRMEKLITLEISYCKHMIELPEIQGNMDRLVKLNLRRSPIELLYSSIGERYNQVEPVFYRLTHIVQKLSFRSLRNLNLGGWGLKDREIPSGIGDLSNLEELNLSGNDFLRLYFSLSRLTQLRRLCLNWCKKLVEFPRLPSSVAFLEADYCNSLTSIENSLRSCKRLYEVSLVGGGVIYDGNRLLQSMLQGSDIKNHWMILQLQGLDIPRWFLPSLVSGKTCTLELPENWCNDFSGFLMCAACTRSLRPRERIVITMEQVMSGGLGMDCQYDDVAWKESADDRSTWAGFVSFDLLKHTSWWDETFNALSFSLPKFDKLCRGFGIGLVPKKTGTASAETSTCSPAFSNYSPNFKITHYSVSALTIVFNGERYH from the exons ATGACATCTGCACCGTTGTATTCTAACTCTGCTCAAGCCTCTTCTTCTCGGTCATGGAAATACGatgtatttataagttttagagGAGAAGATACCCGCAAAACCTTTGTAGATCATCTCCACTCTGCTCTTGTACAGAGACTAATTCGTGTTTACAAGGATGATGAAGCACTTCCCCGTGGTGATTCCATTGGTCCATCTTTGTTTAAGTCTATTGAAGAATCACAGATTGCTGTCATAGTATTCTCCAAAAATTATGCAGATTCTTCATGGTGTTTAGACGAACTTGTGCATGTTATGAAATGCAGGGAAGAGAGAGGGTTAACTGTTATGCCCATATTCTATGACGTGCATCCCTCAGAACTGAGAAATCAGAAAAGAAAGTTTGGAAAAGCATTTGGCAAACAAGAGGTGAAGAACTACATGAATGCTGATTCATGGAGAAAGGCACTTATTGAAGCATGTAGCATTGCTGGATGGGAACCCAGGCTCATTGCCAACGG GTATGAATCAAAAGTCATCAAAGAAATTGTTGATAAAATTCAAGATAAATTGGTTCCCCTAGATTCTGATGTTGACGAAGAGCTTATTGGAATGAGGGTTCGCTTGCAAGATTTGATATCACGGTTAGAAATTGGGTCGAGTGGGGTGCGCATGGTTGGGATATGGGGGATTGGAGGCAGTGGTAAGACCACTCTCTCATTTTCTGTTTATACTGAAATCTCTCGCCATTTTCAAGGTCATTGCTTTATTTCCAATATTCGTGAGCAAAGCAAACATGGTTTGGAAATCTTGCAACAGAAATTTCTATCCACCGTTTTAAAAACCGAAGTAAAAGTGCAGAGTGTTGAAGAgggaaaatttataataaagagTCGGTTATGTAACAGTAAAGTATTAGTACTtcttgatgatgttgatgatattgacCAGTTACAGGCATTGGCTGGATCACATAAATGGTTTGGTGGTGGAAGCCGAATAATAATCACAACGAGAGATGAACATGTGTTAACAGCTCACAGGGTAGACCACATCTCTCCTGTTAAATTATTATCCAATGCAGAGGCGATCCTGCTACTTCATAAGCATGCTTATAATGAAAAAAAGCCTCTAAAAGATTATGAGACACTTTCATTACGTGTGCTTGTTTATGCTGGTGGGCTCCCATTAGCAATTAAAGTTTTaggttcttttttatttgacaAAGATGAAAATGAGTGGATAAGTGCCCTCGCCATGTTAAAAGATTTTCCAAATATCAAGATCATGGATATACTCAGAATTAGTTATGATGGACTTGAACCTCTCCAGAAAGAGTTATTCTTGGATATTGCATGTTTCTTCAGGGGGTTCAGCACAGATATCACACACAGGCCGATGGAGATACTTGACGCTTGTGGATTTCACCCTATTATAGGGATAAAGGTGTTGCAACAAAGAGCTCTCATTTCTATTGTGGATGGCGAGTTTGACATGCATGATTTGGTTCAAGAAATGGGACACTACATTGTTAGGGGGGAGCATCCTAACAATCCTGAAAAACATAGCAGAGTCtggaaagaagaagaaatcgaTAACATGCATCTTGGGGATACAACAAAG GAAAATCAAGAAATTGAAGCTATAAATTATGATGGACATTTATCATGCTTTGGTAAGATTATTTCTAACATGAAGAAACTAAGGTGGCTTAGTTACAATGACGATGCTGAAGCCTATGGCAATGACGATTCCGATGACGATGCCGAAGACTATGTCATTGAAGTGCCTACTTTTTTGTCAAATGAGTTGAGGTATATTTATTGGGGCAAGTATGGAGCAAGTCCATTCCCAGACAGTTTCCAACCATCAAAGCTTGTTATTCTAAAAATGAGTGAAAGCTTGCAGAAAGAACTTTGGAATGGTTACAAG CATCTACCACATCTGAAAGTGCTTGAACTCGGTTATTTGAACAACTTACTCAGCACACCAGATTTTGGTGGACTTCCATGTCTTCAGAAGCTGAAACTCGAGGAGTGTTTCAAGTTAGAAGAGATTCACCCATCACTTGGAAATCATAGAAGTCTTGAAAATGTAATTATATTATCGTGCTACAAGCTTAGAACCTTCCCAACAATTGTCCGGATGGAAAAACTCATCACCCTTGAGATATCGTATTGCAAGCATATGATCGAATTGCCAGAGATCCAAGGTAACATGGACAGGTTGGTAAAGTTGAATTTGAGAAGGTCTCCCATTGAGCTTCTGTACTCATCAATTGGAGAACGTTATAATCAAGTTGAGCCAGTGTTCTATCGGTTGACACATATTGTACAAAAGTTAAGTTTCAGAAGCTTACGGAATTTGAATCTCGGTGGCTGGGGTTTAAAAGACCGAGAAATTCCCTCTGGTATTGGGGACTTGTCCAACTTAGAAGAGCTCAACCTTAGTGGGAATGATTTTTTACGATTATATTTCAGCCTCTCCCGTTTAACTCAACTCAGACGCCTCTGCCTGAATTGGTGCAAAAAGCTTGTAGAGTTCCCAAGGCTCCCATCAAGTGTAGCTTTTCTTGAAGCAGACTATTGTAACTCCCTTACATCTATTGAAAATAGTCTCAGAAGTTGTAAAAGGCTGTATGAAGTGTCACTTGTGGGAGGGGGTGTTATATATGATGGCAACAGATTACTACAATCCATGCTCCAG ggaagtgatattaaAAATCATTGGATGATTCTCCAACTCCAAGGCCTTGATATTCCAAGGTGGTTTTTACCTTCTCTTGTTAGCGGGAAGACATGTACATTGGAACTTCCAGAAAACTGGTGCAATGACTTTTCAGGATTCTTGATGTGTGCTGCTTGTACAAGAAGTTTACGTCCACGGGAACGTATCGTGATAACAATGGAGCAGGTGATGAGTGGTGGGTTGGGTATGGATTGTCAATATGATGATGTGGCTTGGAAGGAAAGTGCTGATGATAGAAGTACATGGGCTGGGTTTGTTTCTTTTGATCTGTTGAAACATACCTCATGGTGGGATGAAACATTTAACGCTCTTTCATTTTCGCTTCCGAAATTCGACAAGCTATGTAGAGGGTTTGGAATTGGACTCGTTCCCAAGAAAACTGGAACTGCTTCAGCGGAAACATCAACATGTTCTCCTGCCTTTTCTAATTATTCACCTAACTTCAAGATTACACATTACTCGGTTTCTGCTTTAACGATTGTCTTTAATGGCGAAAGGTACCATTAG
- the LOC122608855 gene encoding disease resistance protein Roq1-like has product MTSASSSSNSAQASSSRSWRYDVFISFRGKDTRKAFVDHLYSALVERLIRVYKDDQALPRGDFVGPSLLEAIEESHIAVIVFSKYYAESSWCLEELAHIMKCRGDRGLTVMPIFYDVDPSDVRHQKRKFGEAFAKFMKADLWRKALIEASNIAGWEPKHIANGYESKVIKEIVDKIQDKLVPLFSDDNEELVGMRVRSQDLISRLEIGSGGVHMVGIWGIGGSGKTTLAYSVYTEISRYFHGHCIVANIREASSKHGLETLQQKILSTLLKTKVEVQSVEEGKFIIKRRLCNSKVLVVLDDVDDLDQLQALAGSHKWFGVGSRIIITTRDEHVLRAHRVDHISPVKLLSDEEATLLLYKHAYNEKKPIKNYKTLSLRVLAYAARLPLALQVLGSFLFDKDENEWVSALAKLKDFPNIKIMDILRISYDGLETLHKELFLDIACFFRGESTYITREPMEILDACGFHPVIGIKVLQQRALISILDGKFEMHDLVQEMGHYIVRGEHPNNPQKHSRVWRKEEIMYLEDAITEENQQIQVVDYHGPLSYFGKIISNMKKLRWFRYDGSLGEAPKFLSNELRFLFWGRYPASSFPDSFQPLKLVVLRLRHSLQIELWNGFKHLPHLKVLELYHMHHLLSTPDFDGLPCLQKLTLFNCSELEEIHPSLGNHRRLANVKVITCRKLRIFPKIVRIEKLNILWLLDNSIELPEIQVNMGRLVELTLDRKPVNFRFSSFGERYTQVETVFYRLKHILQKLNFRSLCKLILSGWGLKDQEIPCDIGGLSNLEELDLSRNDFSRLDFSLSHLNQLRLLSLTNCKSLVELPELPLSLAILEADYCDSLTSIGNSHRNCKRLYKVSLVGGGVIIDGSRSLQSVLQGSDIEDHCMILRLEGLEIPKRFLPCLVSGNTRKLQLPENWCHDFSGFLMCVACTRDLDPRKEIVIRMEKVMSGGLGMDSHYDAEAWKERAGDRRAWVGFVSFDILKHTSWWDESYNTLLFSVEKFSGLCSGFGFGLAPKKTGFDSAEKSTWSPASSNYLPHFKIKHDSASSLKISFHGLERPPVIVEYYL; this is encoded by the exons ATGACATCTGCATCGTCGTCTTCTAACTCTGCTCAAGCCTCTTCTTCGCGGTCATGGAGATACGATGTATTTATCAGTTTTAGAGGAAAAGATACTCGCAAGGCCTTTGTGGATCATCTATACTCCGCTCTTGTAGAACGACTAATCCGCGTTTACAAGGATGATCAAGCACTTCCCCGTGGTGATTTCGTTGGTCCTTCTTTATTAGAGGCTATTGAAGAATCACATATTGCTGTCATAGTATTTTCCAAATATTATGCAGAGTCTTCGTGGTGTTTAGAAGAGCTTGCACATATAATGAAATGTAGGGGTGACCGAGGGTTAACTGTCATGCCAATATTTTACGATGTGGATCCCTCGGATGTGAGACATCAGAAAAGGAAGTTTGGAGAAGCATTTGCCAAATTCATGAAAGCTGATTTATGGAGAAAAGCACTAATTGAAGCAAGTAACATTGCTGGATGGGAACCCAAGCACATTGCCAACGG GTATGAATCAAAAGTCATTAAAGAAATTGTTGATAAAATTCAAGATAAATTGGTTCCCTTATTTTCAGATGATAATGAAGAGCTTGTTGGAATGAGGGTTCGATCACAAGATTTGATATCACGGTTAGAAATTGGGTCGGGTGGTGTGCACATGGTTGGGATATGGGGGATTGGAGGCAGTGGTAAGACCACTCTCGCATATTCTGTTTATACCGAAATCTCTCGATATTTTCATGGCCATTGCATTGTTGCCAATATTCGCGAGGCATCAAGCAAACATGGTTTAGAAACCTTGCAACAAAAGATTCTATCGActcttttaaaaacaaaagtagaAGTGCAGAGTGTTGAAGAaggaaaattcataataaagcGTAGGTTATGTAACAGTAAAGTATTAGTAGTTCTTGATGACGTTGATGATCTTGACCAGCTACAAGCATTGGCTGGATCACATAAATGGTTTGGTGTTGGGAGCCGAATAATAATCACAACGAGAGATGAACATGTGTTAAGAGCTCACAGGGTAGACCATATCTCTCCTGTTAAATTATTATCAGATGAAGAGGCTACCCTACTACTTTATAAGCATGCATATAATGAAAAAAAGCCTATAAAAAACTACAAGACACTTTCATTACGtgtcttggcttatgctgcgcGGCTCCCTCTAGCACTTCAAGTTTTaggttcttttttatttgacaAAGATGAAAACGAGTGGGTAAGTGCCTTGGCCAAGTTAAAAGATTTCCCAAATATCAAGATCATGGATATACTCAGAATTAGTTATGATGGACTTGAAACTCTCCATAAAGAGTTATTCTTGGATATTGCATGTTTCTTTAGGGGGGAAAGCACATATATCACACGTGAGCCGATGGAGATCCTTGATGCTTGTGGATTTCACCCTGTTATAGGGATAAAAGTGTTGCAACAAAGAGCTCTCATTTCTATTCTGGATGGTAAGTTTGAAATGCATGATTTGGTTCAAGAAATGGGACACTATATTGTTAGGGGGGAGCATCCTAACAATCCTCAAAAACATAGCAGAGTTTGGAGAAAAGAAGAAATCATGTATCTTGAGGATGCAATTACAGAG gAAAATCAACAGATTCAAGTTGTAGATTATCATGGTCCTTTATCATACTTTGGTAAGATTATTTCTAACATGAAGAAACTAAGGTGGTTTCGTTACGATGGTAGTTTAGGTGAAGCGCCTAAATTTTTGTCAAATGAGTTGAGGTTTTTGTTTTGGGGAAGGTATCCAGCAAGTTCATTTCCTGACAGTTTCCAGCCATTGAAGCTTGTTGTTCTAAGATTACGTCACAGCTTGCAAATAGAACTTTGGAATGGTTTCAAG CATCTACCACATCTGAAAGTGCTTGAACTCTATCATATGCACCACCTACTCAGCACGCCAGATTTTGATGGACTTCCATGTCTTCAAAAGCTAACACTCTTTAATTGTTCCGAGTTAGAAGAGATTCACCCATCACTTGGAAATCACAGAAGACTTGCAAACGTAAAGGTAATAACGTGTAGGAAGCTTAGAATCTTCCCAAAGATTGTCCGGATAGAAAAACTCAACATCCTTTGGTTATTGGATAATTCAATTGAATTGCCGGAGATCCAAGTTAACATGGGAAGGTTGGTAGAGTTGACTTTGGATAGGAAACCAGTTAACTTTCGGTTCTCATCATTTGGAGAACGTTATACACAAGTTGAGACAGTGTTCTATCGGTTGAAGCATATTCTACAAAAGTTAAATTTTAGGAGCCTATGTAAGTTGATACTCTCTGGCTGGGGTTTGAAAGACCAAGAAATTCCATGTGATATTGGTGGTTTATCCAACTTAGAAGAGCTCGACCTTAGTAGGAATGATTTTTCACGATTAGATTTCAGCCTTTCCCATTTAAATCAACTCAGACTTCTGTCCCTGACAAACTGCAaaagtcttgtagaattgccagAGCTCCCATTAAGTTTGGCTATTCTGGAAGCAGACTATTGTGATTCCCTGACATCCATTGGAAATAGTCACAGAAATTGTAAAAGGCTATATAAAGTGTCACTAGTGGGAGGGGGTGTTATAATTGATGGCAGCAGATCACTACAATCCGTGCTCCAG GGAAGTGATATTGAAGATCACTGTATGATCCTCCGACTCGAAGGCCTTGAAATTCCAAAGAGGTTTTTACCTTGTCTTGTTAGTGGGAACACACGTAAATTGCAACTTCCAGAAAACTGGTGCCATGACTTTTCTGGATTCTTAATGTGTGTTGCTTGTACAAGAGATTTAGATCCACGGAAAGAGATCGTGATAAGAATGGAGAAGGTGATGAGTGGTGGCTTGGGTATGGATTCTCATTATGATGCCGAGGCTTGGAAGGAGAGGGCTGGTGATAGAAGAGCATGGGTGGGGTTTGTTTCTTTTGATATATTGAAACATACTTCATGGTGGGATGAATCATATAATACTCTTTTGTTCTCGGTTGAGAAATTCAGTGGCCTATGTAGCGGGTTTGGATTTGGACTCGCTCCCAAGAAAACTGGATTTGACTCAGCTGAAAAATCAACATGGTCCCCTGCCTCTTCTAATTATTTACCTCACTTTAAGATTAAACATGACTCGGCTTCTTCTTTAAAGATTTCCTTTCATGGCTTAGAAAGGCCTCCAGTTATAGTCGAATACTACCT